One Brachyspira suanatina DNA segment encodes these proteins:
- the hpf gene encoding ribosome hibernation-promoting factor, HPF/YfiA family, which produces MHQNIIGKNVRITKNVREHIANKMQNIKIHADRIIDANIICDYMHGEYTVQGTIAFGKKVFHDKEKEKDLYVAIDAMFQKIEREIRKSKERNIDRSQRAVVDKSVQAEDDDDAYSINSVGIYEKPLDELDAVLHFNSDKKPYMAYLPIKQGEDLFSIKIGKFPVFLFKGNDNKVLEIYNKDEEYWNIDEVSVTPDNHIDASKSENYLIKEYNVSEAVNYLTENTDKKFVVYISSITEQAEALYKESDNSFVLIRMFDI; this is translated from the coding sequence ATGCATCAAAATATCATTGGAAAGAACGTAAGAATCACTAAAAATGTTAGGGAACATATAGCAAATAAGATGCAAAATATCAAAATACATGCTGATAGAATAATAGACGCCAATATTATCTGCGACTATATGCATGGTGAATATACTGTACAAGGCACTATAGCTTTTGGTAAAAAAGTATTTCATGATAAAGAAAAAGAAAAAGATTTATATGTAGCAATAGATGCTATGTTTCAAAAGATAGAAAGAGAAATAAGAAAATCAAAAGAAAGAAATATAGACAGAAGTCAAAGAGCTGTTGTAGATAAATCAGTACAGGCAGAAGATGATGATGATGCTTATTCAATCAATTCTGTAGGAATATACGAAAAACCTTTAGATGAGCTTGATGCTGTATTACACTTTAATAGCGATAAAAAACCTTATATGGCTTATTTACCTATTAAACAGGGTGAAGATTTATTCAGCATAAAAATAGGAAAATTCCCTGTATTCTTGTTTAAAGGCAATGACAATAAAGTACTTGAAATATACAATAAAGATGAAGAATATTGGAACATCGATGAAGTAAGTGTAACTCCTGATAATCATATAGATGCAAGTAAAAGCGAAAACTATTTGATAAAAGAATATAATGTAAGTGAAGCTGTAAATTATCTTACAGAAAACACTGATAAAAAATTTGTTGTTTATATAAGCAGCATAACAGAACAAGCAGAGGCTTTATATAAAGAATCTGATAATTCATTTGTTCTAATAAGAATGTTTGATATTTAA
- a CDS encoding (2Fe-2S)-binding protein yields MSNNDFICKCKELSIEEIKYLEKEHGIKTLKELVKHTKAGTECGGCRNKLKEMFKFNLK; encoded by the coding sequence TTGTCAAATAATGATTTTATATGCAAATGTAAAGAGCTTTCCATTGAGGAAATAAAATATTTAGAAAAAGAACATGGCATAAAAACACTAAAAGAACTCGTAAAACATACTAAAGCTGGTACAGAATGCGGCGGATGCAGAAATAAATTGAAAGAAATGTTTAAATTCAATTTAAAATAA
- a CDS encoding HdeD family acid-resistance protein — protein MGKLGRVLWLIFGILLIISGIATLFNPIETVLMLAYIIGFLTIFSGISAIFYYFSLRDKSGSTLILLDGIVSTICGIIIISNLQISGAFVPYMAAFFVIVRGVVAISSSIELKKFGYNQWGLSMFSGILTLIAGIILTFNPILGAVYVSVVLGLGLILYGIITLQLWFAFDKFFKI, from the coding sequence ATGGGAAAATTAGGAAGAGTTCTATGGCTCATTTTTGGCATTCTATTAATAATATCAGGAATAGCTACATTATTTAATCCAATAGAAACTGTTTTAATGTTAGCTTATATAATAGGATTTTTAACAATATTCTCTGGAATAAGTGCTATATTCTATTACTTTAGTTTAAGAGATAAATCAGGTTCTACTTTAATTTTATTAGATGGTATAGTATCAACAATATGCGGTATTATAATTATTTCTAATCTACAAATAAGCGGTGCATTTGTACCTTATATGGCTGCTTTCTTTGTAATAGTAAGAGGTGTTGTAGCAATATCTTCTTCTATTGAACTTAAAAAGTTTGGATATAATCAATGGGGACTTTCTATGTTCAGCGGAATACTTACTTTGATCGCAGGAATAATTTTAACTTTCAATCCTATACTTGGTGCTGTTTATGTTAGCGTTGTACTTGGATTAGGTTTAATACTATATGGTATAATAACATTACAATTATGGTTTGCTTTCGATAAATTCTTTAAAATATGA
- a CDS encoding (2Fe-2S)-binding protein, whose amino-acid sequence MFEKNLNSTICFCKNIKYKEVIDAIKENNYTTLEEVMHHTKAGITCWSCRGDIKDLLEEYKKTGKILSIKNQ is encoded by the coding sequence ATGTTTGAAAAGAATTTAAATAGCACTATATGCTTTTGTAAAAATATAAAATATAAAGAAGTTATTGATGCAATTAAAGAAAATAACTATACTACACTTGAAGAAGTTATGCATCATACAAAAGCAGGAATTACATGCTGGAGCTGCAGAGGAGATATCAAAGATTTATTGGAAGAATACAAAAAAACAGGAAAAATATTAAGTATAAAAAATCAATAA
- a CDS encoding transketolase family protein yields MEKKAIRNAYGEALKRLGEINKNVVVLDADLSGSTMTKLFKSAFPDRFFNMGIAEQNMIGAAAGLAIEGKIPFASTFAMFGAGRAFEIIRNSICYPKLNVKVAVTHAGISVGEDGASHQSIEDISLMRSIPNMTVIVPCDAVEAEKAVFAAAEFDGPCYLRMARPATNIITNQDTPFKIGKANVLREGKDVCIFACGIVVAEALEAAQMAEKDGISVTVVDIHTIKPIDREIIVEMAKKHKKLISVEEHSIIGGLGSAISEVLTDEYPANLIRIGMKDTFGESGTVEELICKYGLDAKSIYNIVK; encoded by the coding sequence ATGGAAAAAAAAGCAATAAGAAATGCTTATGGTGAGGCTTTAAAACGTCTCGGAGAAATAAATAAAAATGTTGTAGTTTTAGATGCTGATTTATCCGGTTCTACTATGACAAAACTTTTTAAATCTGCTTTCCCTGATAGATTTTTCAATATGGGAATAGCTGAACAAAATATGATAGGCGCAGCTGCCGGACTTGCTATTGAAGGTAAAATACCTTTTGCATCTACTTTCGCTATGTTTGGTGCAGGAAGAGCTTTTGAAATTATTAGAAACTCTATTTGTTATCCTAAATTAAATGTTAAAGTGGCAGTTACTCATGCTGGTATATCAGTTGGAGAAGATGGGGCAAGCCATCAAAGTATTGAAGATATATCTTTAATGCGTTCTATACCAAATATGACTGTAATTGTTCCTTGTGATGCTGTTGAGGCTGAAAAGGCTGTATTTGCTGCAGCTGAATTTGACGGACCATGTTATTTAAGAATGGCAAGACCTGCTACTAATATAATAACAAATCAAGATACTCCATTCAAAATTGGAAAAGCTAATGTATTAAGAGAAGGTAAAGATGTATGTATATTTGCATGCGGAATAGTTGTAGCAGAAGCTTTAGAAGCAGCTCAAATGGCTGAAAAAGATGGTATATCTGTAACAGTTGTTGATATTCATACTATAAAGCCTATAGACAGAGAAATCATTGTAGAAATGGCCAAGAAACATAAAAAACTTATTAGTGTTGAAGAGCATTCTATAATAGGAGGACTTGGTTCTGCTATATCAGAAGTTTTGACAGACGAATATCCTGCTAATCTTATAAGGATTGGAATGAAAGATACTTTCGGCGAATCAGGAACAGTTGAAGAACTTATTTGTAAATATGGTCTTGATGCTAAATCTATTTATAATATAGTTAAATAA
- the rsmH gene encoding 16S rRNA (cytosine(1402)-N(4))-methyltransferase RsmH has translation MDNNEELEIVHTPVMLKEVLSFIPENAKIAVDATLGEGGHTKAMLDLNLEVHSFERDSAILEIAKKRLKNYDKFHYYNNTYDKMMEELDDSIIGNVNFMLYDLGVSLFHFKKAERGFSFKDNVRLDMRLGLNEKSAYDVINGYSEEELERIFRDYGEINNARKMANIIIKERNRRKIETSRELENIIFHNTDKAQRYGKIHPATLVFQAIRIEVNDELNILEKSIMNIPSILKENGVVVVMSYHSLEDRIIKRFFKENEKTKNKDGIFKLLNNKVKLPTNEEIKSNPASRSAKMRIAQKV, from the coding sequence ATGGATAATAATGAAGAATTAGAAATAGTGCATACACCTGTTATGCTTAAAGAAGTTTTGAGTTTCATACCAGAGAATGCCAAAATTGCTGTTGATGCCACATTAGGTGAGGGCGGACATACTAAGGCAATGCTTGATTTAAATCTTGAAGTTCATAGTTTTGAAAGAGATTCAGCCATTCTTGAAATAGCTAAAAAAAGACTTAAAAATTATGATAAATTCCATTACTATAATAATACTTATGATAAAATGATGGAAGAGCTTGATGATAGTATAATTGGAAATGTTAATTTTATGCTTTATGATTTGGGTGTGTCTTTATTTCATTTCAAAAAAGCTGAAAGAGGTTTTTCTTTTAAAGATAATGTAAGACTTGATATGAGGCTTGGACTAAATGAAAAAAGTGCTTATGATGTTATAAATGGATATAGTGAAGAAGAGTTGGAAAGAATATTTAGAGATTACGGAGAAATTAACAATGCCAGAAAAATGGCAAATATTATAATAAAAGAGCGAAATAGAAGAAAAATAGAGACTTCAAGAGAATTAGAAAATATAATATTTCATAATACTGATAAAGCTCAAAGATATGGCAAAATTCACCCTGCAACTTTAGTTTTTCAGGCTATAAGAATAGAAGTTAATGATGAGCTTAATATACTTGAAAAATCAATAATGAATATACCTTCTATACTCAAAGAAAATGGAGTAGTTGTTGTGATGAGCTATCATTCTTTAGAGGATAGAATAATAAAAAGATTTTTTAAAGAAAATGAGAAAACTAAGAATAAAGACGGTATATTTAAACTTCTAAATAATAAAGTTAAACTTCCGACAAATGAAGAAATAAAATCTAATCCTGCAAGCAGAAGTGCTAAGATGAGAATAGCTCAAAAGGTATAA
- a CDS encoding DUF4132 domain-containing protein, whose amino-acid sequence MSIIDSYIDDIFKNHPYIDNIKKYVNNENDNINFDTEEINLTISNNRSIYSNLLDLYINDKQNESLIRLFKVISMQKIENIYIFEMLIINIISGMNIKEAFLKCVSTKKINDWNREYKKYTYNTNHISNEIMNAKINILIYYYYAKKYFPKETEEYIDNICSSNIYDIIEEYGDNILIALMALTIKIYLGDYNKISLILEYSKKVNYLDSILSLFVIVNIDNNISKRFIELIENDMLNENKYLFINLAYMIKLFFLTRKNYSEKFENKSFDEFIHDLTDFNIPKYLIFLIKYLDTNLSTNSNKVFEGIKNLYNNDKESFYKLYNILKEVDIPYIIEIKAVLNCVLLNAKDNNADAAVLDNSIDYFIENIKKELEKIYDIKSENIFELLENKIIDKYDLSVNLSSTLIFTTKIIVLMYDYNEKARKVVRALLKSLPYNLAIPLMIKDRKEFYNIKLKEILDYLQGYDLDLKDLIITYLYTYPIYIFSTKYILQLVNKNSDYTVEMFHDKTFLKAASYKSYALIDFLELLYKKDKAGFTNYSAICYVLHLKNKEIIKCALNLIEEDEYNSRAYVENSIHAYREDVQFELKKIIKKWNYRRKGFKFKTLDDINQYIDDYYEENYEYLIDFIDESLISNAVLRNDKNTKVPVKIIKYILLEYMLLKEPYRIKDIDRMIDLFDMNSIRNTFENIYKYWNDNNCDESKKNIILPYCIYADYSQIVNLYDKIEYWQENFQSSLAAYIIPAIAMNGEKFALMIINNIIYTSNNKIVKNSAIGSFEKAAECLNIPIDNLFDKVLPNLGFNVERNKVINYGKQKLTLQLLSDSYLEIIDNENHKILKELPDAIEGDDERVVAEAKKDLIYIRNSLKAIISYQTDKLRKVMFNGRKWDYETFFEVFVENPVMQYFTLAFVWGVYDEDNNLIECFRYMEDGSLISIDEDLYELPKNIKYYISLYHPIDNDEDYQKIWTYQLELYEINQPVEQIKIKRYILKDNDVENDSIISLKGQKLSLEYMEKLSKELDMKTEYYDEYVSYYMADNVLKIICEINCSISDEDMIIDSIKFYELEKYNKFGRVISPFDIERRFISTMIYYLSLGFYD is encoded by the coding sequence ATGAGTATTATAGACAGTTATATAGATGATATTTTTAAAAATCATCCATATATAGACAATATAAAAAAATATGTCAATAATGAAAATGATAATATAAATTTCGATACGGAAGAAATAAACCTGACTATTTCAAATAATCGTTCAATATATTCAAATCTATTAGATCTATATATCAATGATAAGCAAAATGAAAGTTTAATTAGATTATTTAAAGTTATATCTATGCAAAAAATAGAAAATATATATATTTTTGAAATGCTTATTATTAATATAATATCCGGTATGAACATCAAAGAAGCATTCTTAAAATGTGTATCTACAAAAAAAATTAATGATTGGAATAGAGAATACAAAAAATATACATACAATACAAATCATATATCAAATGAAATAATGAATGCTAAAATTAACATTCTTATATATTATTACTATGCAAAAAAATATTTCCCAAAAGAAACAGAAGAATATATAGATAATATATGCTCATCAAATATATATGATATTATTGAAGAATACGGAGATAATATATTAATAGCTTTGATGGCTTTAACTATAAAGATATATCTTGGAGATTACAATAAAATATCTTTAATATTAGAATATTCAAAAAAAGTAAATTACTTAGATTCTATACTTTCGCTTTTTGTTATTGTAAATATAGATAATAATATATCAAAAAGATTCATAGAATTAATAGAAAATGACATGTTAAATGAAAATAAATATTTATTTATAAACTTAGCATATATGATAAAATTATTTTTCTTAACTAGGAAAAATTACAGCGAAAAATTTGAAAATAAGAGTTTTGATGAATTCATACATGATCTTACTGATTTTAATATACCAAAATATTTAATATTTCTTATAAAATATTTAGATACAAATTTATCAACAAATTCAAATAAAGTATTTGAAGGGATAAAAAATCTATACAACAATGATAAAGAATCATTTTATAAACTTTATAATATATTAAAAGAAGTTGATATACCATATATTATAGAGATAAAGGCTGTATTAAATTGTGTTCTTTTGAATGCTAAAGATAATAATGCTGATGCTGCAGTGCTTGATAATAGCATAGATTATTTCATAGAAAATATAAAAAAAGAATTAGAAAAAATATACGATATAAAATCTGAAAATATATTTGAATTATTGGAAAACAAAATTATAGATAAATATGATTTATCTGTTAATCTCAGCAGTACATTAATATTTACAACAAAAATAATAGTCCTTATGTATGATTATAATGAAAAAGCAAGAAAAGTTGTTCGAGCTTTATTAAAATCATTGCCGTATAATTTAGCTATACCATTAATGATTAAAGATAGAAAAGAATTTTATAATATTAAATTAAAAGAGATATTAGATTATTTGCAAGGGTATGATTTAGATTTAAAAGACTTAATAATAACATATCTATATACCTACCCTATTTATATTTTCAGCACAAAATATATATTACAACTAGTTAATAAAAATTCTGATTATACAGTAGAAATGTTTCATGATAAAACATTTTTGAAAGCAGCTTCATATAAGAGTTATGCTTTAATAGATTTCTTAGAACTTCTATATAAAAAAGATAAAGCAGGATTCACAAACTATTCTGCAATTTGCTATGTACTTCATTTAAAAAATAAAGAAATTATAAAGTGTGCTTTAAACTTAATAGAAGAAGATGAATATAATTCCAGAGCTTATGTTGAAAACAGCATACATGCATATAGAGAGGATGTGCAGTTTGAATTAAAAAAGATAATAAAAAAATGGAATTACAGAAGAAAAGGATTTAAATTTAAAACTTTGGATGATATAAATCAGTATATAGATGATTATTATGAAGAAAATTACGAATATCTAATTGACTTTATAGATGAATCTTTAATATCTAATGCTGTTTTAAGAAATGATAAAAATACTAAAGTTCCTGTAAAAATTATAAAATATATACTATTAGAATATATGCTTCTAAAAGAACCTTATAGAATAAAAGATATAGACAGAATGATAGATTTATTTGATATGAATTCTATAAGAAATACATTTGAAAATATATATAAATATTGGAATGATAATAATTGCGATGAAAGCAAAAAAAATATTATTCTGCCTTATTGTATTTATGCTGATTATAGTCAGATAGTTAATTTATATGATAAGATAGAATATTGGCAGGAGAATTTTCAATCATCTCTGGCAGCATATATAATACCTGCAATAGCAATGAATGGTGAAAAATTTGCCTTAATGATAATAAATAATATTATATATACATCTAATAATAAAATAGTAAAAAATTCTGCAATAGGTTCTTTTGAAAAAGCTGCTGAATGTTTGAATATACCTATTGATAATTTATTCGATAAAGTTCTTCCTAATTTAGGATTCAATGTTGAAAGAAATAAAGTAATCAATTACGGCAAACAAAAATTAACTCTTCAATTATTAAGCGATTCCTATTTAGAAATAATAGATAATGAAAATCATAAAATATTAAAAGAACTTCCGGATGCTATAGAAGGTGATGATGAAAGAGTAGTAGCAGAAGCTAAAAAAGATTTAATATATATAAGAAATTCATTAAAAGCTATTATATCATATCAAACAGATAAACTTAGAAAAGTAATGTTTAACGGCAGAAAATGGGATTATGAAACTTTCTTTGAAGTATTTGTAGAGAATCCTGTAATGCAATATTTTACTCTTGCATTTGTTTGGGGAGTATATGATGAAGATAATAATCTAATAGAATGCTTCAGATATATGGAAGACGGTTCTTTAATTTCAATAGATGAAGATTTATATGAGCTTCCTAAAAATATAAAATATTATATAAGTTTATATCACCCTATTGATAATGATGAAGATTATCAGAAAATTTGGACTTATCAATTAGAGCTCTATGAAATAAATCAGCCTGTAGAACAAATAAAAATAAAAAGATATATATTAAAAGATAATGATGTTGAAAATGATTCTATAATCTCTCTAAAAGGTCAAAAATTATCATTAGAATATATGGAAAAATTATCTAAAGAATTGGATATGAAAACAGAATATTATGATGAATATGTATCTTACTATATGGCAGATAATGTTTTAAAAATAATATGCGAAATTAACTGCAGTATATCTGATGAAGACATGATAATAGATAGTATAAAATTTTATGAATTAGAAAAATATAATAAATTCGGAAGAGTGATTTCTCCTTTTGATATAGAAAGAAGATTTATCAGTACAATGATTTATTATTTATCTTTAGGTTTTTATGATTAA
- a CDS encoding ankyrin repeat domain-containing protein, with translation MPNSFDNIIDAADYETYENIEYSNIPKKPTIFDYINHKNELSDIIERIDKYLDNNGDINAVNKNGNTLLMEAVAIGYYDLADYLVEKKADISITNNNGENALILSAHYPYIMNLLINNNADVNIADNNGKTALHYACEYGDLYSVKLLIKNGADISKRDILGKTILMYAVENEHLLLIKYLVEDLKVDINEKDDWGQNAMFYATKIDIARYLIYNDMNYTDVNSIGLKPYEVMKYNGYINVSNYLQKLEKRR, from the coding sequence ATGCCTAATTCATTCGACAATATAATAGATGCTGCCGATTATGAAACTTATGAAAATATAGAATATTCGAATATCCCAAAAAAGCCTACTATATTTGATTACATAAATCATAAAAATGAATTATCTGATATTATAGAAAGAATAGATAAATATTTAGATAATAACGGAGATATTAATGCTGTAAATAAAAACGGCAATACTCTTCTTATGGAAGCTGTAGCCATAGGATATTATGATTTGGCTGATTATTTGGTAGAAAAAAAAGCTGATATATCTATAACTAATAATAATGGAGAAAATGCTTTAATACTTTCCGCACATTATCCATATATAATGAATCTTCTTATTAATAACAATGCTGATGTAAATATTGCTGATAATAATGGTAAAACAGCACTTCATTATGCATGCGAGTACGGAGATTTATATTCAGTAAAACTTCTTATAAAAAATGGTGCTGATATTAGTAAAAGAGATATACTAGGAAAAACTATTCTTATGTATGCTGTTGAAAATGAGCATCTTTTATTAATAAAATATTTAGTAGAAGATTTGAAAGTTGATATTAATGAAAAAGATGATTGGGGGCAGAATGCTATGTTTTATGCCACAAAAATAGATATAGCAAGATATCTTATTTATAATGATATGAATTATACAGACGTTAACTCAATAGGTTTAAAGCCTTATGAAGTTATGAAATATAATGGCTATATAAATGTATCAAATTATCTGCAAAAATTAGAAAAAAGAAGATAA
- the rpoN gene encoding RNA polymerase factor sigma-54 gives MINNSLSANTSIRTAIKNDLRLNYQTRVWLDVIALPAIELKEKIQKAMEENPFLEYDFNDNYSKSSSSASSDINSIIENTVENNKESLFSHLKSQIDITFDDKKEIELAEQICSFINEDGYLTIESDEISNILNADIKQIDKIISIIKTFDPYGVAAKNINECLSIQLKMKKKETEDKEIYDTAINIVENYLDELSKKNYDKIALNLNIEVNTVLKALRLIQTLEPYPAREYDTSAVKYIVPELFIFKENDHWIVKTDETFIPHLKISKKYIKLLDREESKDNINFLKEKKKEAESLINASNDRKKTLLKIGEALLKFQINFFEYGKEFMKPLTLKDMSLEVNLSESTISRIANGKYLNTVWGTFSIKYFFSRAVNGGLGSRGVKEIIKRIIENSQAKLSDEKIRLILKSEGIDISRRTVAKYRKSMNIFSSRNR, from the coding sequence ATGATTAATAATTCTTTATCAGCAAATACTTCTATAAGAACTGCAATAAAAAATGATTTAAGACTCAATTATCAAACTAGAGTATGGCTTGATGTTATAGCATTGCCTGCTATAGAGCTTAAAGAAAAAATACAAAAAGCAATGGAAGAAAATCCATTTTTGGAATATGACTTTAATGATAATTATTCAAAGTCTTCTTCATCGGCATCAAGCGATATTAATTCTATAATAGAAAACACAGTAGAAAATAATAAAGAAAGTTTATTTTCTCATTTAAAAAGCCAAATAGATATTACCTTTGATGATAAAAAAGAAATAGAGCTTGCAGAACAAATATGCAGTTTTATAAATGAAGACGGATATTTAACTATTGAAAGTGATGAGATATCAAATATACTAAATGCTGATATAAAGCAAATAGATAAAATAATTTCTATAATAAAAACATTTGATCCTTACGGAGTTGCCGCTAAAAACATTAACGAATGTCTTTCCATACAATTAAAGATGAAAAAAAAAGAAACTGAAGATAAAGAGATATATGATACAGCAATAAATATTGTAGAAAATTATTTAGATGAATTATCAAAAAAGAATTATGATAAAATAGCTTTAAATTTAAATATCGAAGTTAATACAGTATTAAAAGCCTTAAGATTAATACAAACATTAGAACCCTACCCTGCCAGAGAATATGATACATCAGCTGTTAAGTATATAGTACCTGAACTATTTATTTTTAAAGAAAATGATCATTGGATAGTAAAAACAGATGAAACTTTTATCCCCCACTTGAAAATTAGCAAAAAATATATTAAACTATTAGATAGAGAGGAAAGTAAAGATAACATAAACTTTTTAAAAGAAAAAAAGAAAGAAGCTGAAAGCCTTATAAATGCATCTAATGATAGGAAAAAAACTTTATTAAAAATAGGCGAAGCTTTGCTTAAATTTCAGATAAATTTCTTTGAGTATGGAAAAGAGTTTATGAAGCCATTAACTTTAAAAGATATGTCTTTGGAGGTGAATTTAAGCGAATCCACTATAAGTAGAATAGCTAATGGCAAGTATCTTAACACTGTTTGGGGTACATTTTCTATAAAATATTTTTTCTCTAGGGCTGTAAATGGCGGGCTTGGTTCTAGAGGCGTTAAAGAAATTATAAAAAGAATTATAGAAAACTCTCAGGCAAAACTAAGTGATGAAAAAATCAGACTCATACTTAAAAGCGAAGGTATTGATATTTCAAGAAGAACCGTAGCTAAATATAGAAAAAGTATGAATATTTTTTCATCAAGAAACAGATAA
- a CDS encoding PTS sugar transporter subunit IIA — MSLIDYINKDSIMIDVQETEKERLLSKMVERLDECKLLLNKNDAEHAIMAREQLMSTGVGNGIAIPHAKTDAVKSIVLSVATIKNGINYKSVDKKKVFAVFMLLAPKTSASENLKVLTAIAKILRDNPHFLEKLINVEKPEEIMELIAKEEMKI; from the coding sequence ATGAGTTTAATAGATTACATAAATAAAGATTCTATAATGATAGATGTTCAGGAAACCGAGAAAGAGCGTCTTCTCTCTAAAATGGTTGAGCGATTAGATGAATGTAAATTACTTCTCAATAAAAACGATGCTGAACATGCTATTATGGCTAGAGAGCAATTAATGAGTACGGGTGTTGGAAATGGTATAGCAATACCTCATGCTAAAACAGATGCCGTAAAAAGTATTGTGCTTAGTGTAGCAACCATTAAAAACGGAATAAATTATAAATCTGTAGATAAGAAAAAAGTATTTGCGGTCTTTATGCTTCTAGCACCAAAAACTTCAGCAAGCGAGAATTTAAAAGTACTTACTGCAATAGCTAAAATATTAAGAGACAATCCTCATTTCTTAGAAAAACTGATAAATGTTGAAAAACCTGAAGAGATTATGGAACTCATTGCTAAAGAGGAAATGAAAATATAA
- the hprK gene encoding HPr(Ser) kinase/phosphatase codes for MPKISVSKFLELNELKNNTLKIRRLTGLIGMENDILGYDINRPGMALFKYFKDFAYQRIQILGKGEANYIITLDEENKIDVFEEMLSYKIPICIFTYNINPPESFIEIAKKNNICVIISELKTSDMIRGIEALIEEEFVESFTIHGGLVEVFGVGVLILGKSGVGKSEATLELISKGHRLISDDIVEFKKLKDGRIIGRKNEYIKHNMEVRGIGVVDISRLSGMSAIRDKKRLDLIIELEHWKDDEQYDRMGLFDKTYSILNTEVPYQKIPVRSGRNVCILIETAAKNYRLKQMGYNSAKELDKALIAQIEKKKTDNTNNY; via the coding sequence ATGCCTAAAATAAGCGTATCTAAATTCTTAGAACTTAATGAATTAAAAAATAATACTCTAAAAATAAGACGTTTAACAGGTCTTATAGGAATGGAAAATGACATACTAGGTTATGATATAAATAGACCTGGTATGGCATTATTCAAATATTTCAAAGACTTTGCCTATCAAAGAATACAAATATTAGGAAAAGGTGAGGCTAATTATATTATCACTTTAGATGAAGAAAATAAAATAGATGTATTTGAAGAAATGCTTAGTTATAAAATACCTATATGCATATTCACTTACAATATAAATCCTCCTGAATCATTTATAGAAATAGCTAAAAAAAATAATATTTGCGTAATAATAAGCGAATTAAAAACATCCGATATGATTAGAGGAATAGAAGCCTTAATAGAAGAAGAATTCGTTGAATCTTTCACTATACATGGAGGATTAGTAGAAGTCTTTGGAGTAGGAGTTTTAATTTTAGGTAAAAGCGGTGTTGGAAAGAGTGAAGCTACTTTAGAACTTATATCAAAAGGTCATAGACTCATATCAGATGATATAGTTGAATTTAAAAAATTAAAAGATGGCAGAATAATTGGAAGAAAAAACGAATATATAAAACATAATATGGAAGTACGCGGAATAGGAGTAGTTGATATAAGCAGACTTTCAGGTATGAGTGCTATAAGAGATAAAAAAAGGCTTGATTTAATAATAGAACTTGAACATTGGAAAGATGATGAACAATACGATAGAATGGGATTATTTGATAAAACTTACAGTATATTAAATACAGAAGTACCTTATCAAAAAATACCTGTTCGTTCTGGAAGAAATGTATGCATACTTATAGAAACCGCTGCTAAAAATTACAGATTAAAGCAGATGGGATATAATAGTGCTAAAGAATTAGATAAAGCATTAATAGCACAAATAGAAAAAAAGAAAACTGATAATACAAATAATTATTGA